One Panicum virgatum strain AP13 chromosome 3N, P.virgatum_v5, whole genome shotgun sequence DNA segment encodes these proteins:
- the LOC120663818 gene encoding mugineic-acid 3-dioxygenase-like has translation MEQMLHQTPSHSSSIPDGFVLPADHLRPATAAGVVSLPVVDMSHGRDEVRRAILDAGKEHGFFQVANHGVPEQLLRDMEAVCHEFFQLPAADKAEFYSEDRSKPNRLFSGSSYETLGERYWRDCLRLAYPLPAGDTKDWPHKQPQRLRKVVGNYTALARGLAMEILRLLCEGMGLRPDYFVGDISGSRVAVDINHYPPCPDPSRTLGLPPHCDRDLITILLPGAVPGLEVTYKGDWIKVQPVPNSFVVNFGLQLEVVTNGMLRSVEHRAATNSAAARMSVATFIVPADDCVIGPAEEFVGEGRPPCYRTLRFADFKRMHNVVNLGSSLNQITNIKSNQE, from the exons ATGGAGCAAATGCTCCACCAGACCCCGTCCCACTCGTCGTCGATCCCCGACGGCTTCGTCCTGCCGGCCGACCACCTCCGTCCGGCGACCGCCGCCGGTGTTGTCTCCCTGCCCGTCGTCGACATGTCCCACGGCCGTGACGAGGTTCGCCGCGCTATCCTCGACGCCGGCAAGGAGCACGGCTTCTTCCAGGTGGCGAACCATGGCGTCCCCGAGCAGTTGCTGCGGGACATGGAGGCGGTGTGCCACGAGTTCTTCCAGCTGCCCGCGGCGGACAAGGCGGAGTTCTACTCGGAGGACAGGAGCAAGCCCAACCGGCTCTTCTCCGGCTCCAGCTACGAGACCCTCGGCGAGAGGTACTGGCGCgactgcctccgcctcgcctaCCCCTTGCCCGCCGGCGACACCAAGGACTGGCCACACAAGCAGCCACAGAGGCTCCG GAAGGTTGTCGGGAACTACACCGCGCTGGCAAGAGGCCTGGCCATGGAGATACTGCGCCTGCTCTGCGAGGGCATGGGCCTCCGGCCGGACTACTTCGTCGGGGACATCAGCGGCAGCCGCGTGGCCGTCGACATCAACCACTACCCGCCGTGCCCGGACCCGAGCAGGACGCTGGGCCTGCCGCCGCACTGCGACCGGGACCTCATCACcatcctcctccccggcgcggTCCCCGGCCTCGAGGTCACCTACAAGGGCGACTGGATCAAGGTCCAGCCCGTGCCCAACTCCTTCGTCGTCAACTTCGGCCTGCAGCTCGAG GTTGTGACCAACGGGATGCTCAGGAGCGTGGAGCACCGCGCGGCCACcaactcggcggcggcgcggatgtcGGTGGCGACGTTCATCGTGCCGGCCGATGACTGCGTCATCGGCCCCGCGGAGGAGTTCGTCGGCGAGGGCAGGCCGCCGTGCTACCGCACCCTCAGGTTCGCCGACTTCAAGCGGATGCACAACGTCGTCAACCTGGGGTCATCGCTCAACCAGATCACTAACATCAAGAGCAACCAGGAGTAG